The proteins below are encoded in one region of Cololabis saira isolate AMF1-May2022 chromosome 11, fColSai1.1, whole genome shotgun sequence:
- the cplane1 gene encoding ciliogenesis and planar polarity effector 1 yields MEMKLEVVLSSSIKRKKPWPRFCWLGQEKESVFLLDDRRISEINMVSGRTKKKTPKLHPFLSSVVTMASSHNGMWLCGLLLSGELFLWNKDKDLLKTATSVPEVVQIITSTQGNSKKLYLQVSCDGMRVLLVAITGQAFLWECKDLRDLTGLRDGPVKGQWVHIQPLDETILPSPQDKEASQHTIFVKTEVMGDICLSAFVFTSGKHLIVTVLKIKWKESHVRVGPFGYSIQWATKTYPMSRLTPPCQPVKSRGALVPAFSPDGQLLAIALNQRNPKATQVLFMSTQNFVSISSCLGGCGSKKMDIPSKYIRSYWVGSVSWSSGSLFLACVLKRGSLLMLVRLGGLLTLTSSGCSVDFGPAHFLPLHPLVTYRPPVSAVRGDASLSSSSISARDVLRQRYSVTWHPRLLYLIVSDGYMATVMRVLDKPSPSLLLKTLLKETSKDLEKSSSKLEKSQVHVKAWLDFVSCLNLDGSPEDFNFTVRCDSTITEPIISEATDESRLPLFLQQRLGGTKELLESMQAFLEDESDLDGIPAGPRVEEGGRLEFASMFDTLHALGTQNDTLFVADPNYDKDFVETGRNTPLRRELAKIQSRLLTAWAFGLSLGDAVENRVQLLEHALCCVVRFAALLHLLPTSMGDTGEKSTSINPRLLHLIKTLLSFLPWDSNPSNGPHCLRLVVEFSKRIVRLLLIPSPDSWQIRHCQVSSQSLDGIVFMLQLVSDALDHTYNLNHKTVWSSEEESPSQQPNPWHSDVYHVPLLQDDKEGKHSYAHEAQPVPQRPSSRLLGVWRLMYDITQQYVEQLKKFKGCDGWEEVEQQLSLIMSQIQAALQATGQWLEDGPELLSYPGEHLFLCGSYTQSANALRLQICQESNKSFARNVFQQTRLCLALLYSLLSQYHLREAQELGDHMAQMILLRAGHHRGSLSSVTDSLPCTWLPTDLHNETACAVVQTLGRFMTSYFTNQPLHILPPHSVAVLPPVHLPHAPTVGRLVPLCQEEVARAVRQQHLSEVWTVDYAQDLLLLGGLLPEAVWMAYHLGDWKTAVSLSLAYTNHCAEHPDITWFRRRELHLPKVLEPESIFQAELDGLLGNKSESLEYTGKDDKSITDSLEGEEWDLLQASIQEILKASVMAGVNVTSSPLSSLLDTAKDMCSSLPALVPTGLYLPSPPLYCPQPSSNTQDHKGTVGQLAEVACRNKVSGVIQRLLLLLRSGHSCRPAAQWYISHLRRARHILHKIRKKYSYPSEAHKEKAFPEGLLKLITRGGYFRRGQNNDGHLDNDTIHTIVCFREMCALCWMLHVRDQLSIHCRKYQVARQHGEVKQISFDPEVNSASVNALRWACRLLPFSHFLSAEEVLQDIMLSLISELPPVSLVVDTLVRAFPEEESVRVPLREKYNSLMERLKQCNVLEEEKGEANEAMMILFQDKFRQRRKHLVRLQRHLATPELHLWERDEEEEDRGSKHGMAMLRQLTLSTSLSTSSLTDCGLQTVSSDVTTAENTSEVTFSEQHCGAMSRGKRAKKDREHTKKNAVKTKDAIQEEGHRGEAKEKEKPSLPVVGTWEFEQEDEEYLNFLDLFLSYVLEKDSTAGVDSGSELPLLKGFCAELRERELHSLTFDVLTTIHRRQRDEHHPDRKHLGRVLPVFRAGSCYTSAKEVTTTPEQHIFSIQSDAPLSRASLPISSHPEQEEMKQGLFGCRQQRNVPPGKIKRAGLSFETSLSQSALPIAHPPKSFISDSSLSVEAVTELQQGLDLKLETQFPKLGRLLVWMVRWADRRVWSGHRVKMKKDKEETADEGVVIRVKASAPAILTSLNLLKRRFAVLTGTDRYSSHIHVPEVKLTVAPVLQPEMERKLDRESSVDTGYPGSAHTPITGLDHNLQPEDLSIGSCPDEPEELMFQRTSLPCDQSQITLDTQPRHSSPQTQCLDDLDVTPEKESRVCDSEGLDVSLSGSSKDISASIFTPETSLKLADQDNAERVEEVSSSSSLHSFPAGHPDCSAPFTVQPKATVHAKPSNTSALLLPNSDVDPSSLQPKKSSPGTGASTATWASTAAGASPPIGAPTATGTPTAETTTLNQPLTTSPMRQRLGEDLFRLVQHINYMSLSEVLGASFSNVQLPQQNSSVAQADITSSHPNVPSSLSAQFIPEFNASSIQTIPALPQTLICVPNSRSIEPQFDQTTACKFADQSALRSSDKTSAAADQHFSNPTLPSKSSGAGVNVQEMQPLIIQAESLDIQQEETRSLIPSSQGLLATTESSHIAQKTPVLLPFKGGSQNGSAPEVSGVKLLKIPHPLSSQDSTPHYPPLQQTLHAPNPETVGSYQHRLKHDNQAMNDKKRREERNRFSVPTKPLSLNLSRDPTPRNSQLQILEVGKSILQGFTQTRSPTQGLRLLQLQPVAPNTVTFPKLSLPLCSRPSTVIAAPVMDTRTVKLLHIDSGPKMMLPQAVPSTHMSRLISMGELQSSEVGQEEAEATLMHLLKVDQSTERLTTSSSCTPSKRKKRREEKAKGRKTEITFRPNESIIPAQEATDVPVSDEPVVAEDTTPGQIPTGSSDSLLTGQRLLDKVFFTSAELHAFASTSKQPPEFQDAFTNTDPSCPLLLVDKAVSVQASVMTGSLKSQSNDDPVRDTEETPQEPESLDHCGRQFISVLDLEDVLQHEALPPPPSPEQQHAPTLHPSSPSSAELHVFASSVIQSSAATKPQPSVTVPENLQKPTTRQDIPEESPSFSHYRHSFRVSESFTLEEDVIVDPSDSAICRAISTQSSVTPRASSSPPTVWLSSRLSELDAQLAALQNIADHLEMDFSNSRMLVNRVEKLSSDIAPDVKTSPATKKTVRLSVPLEAWTPRPEPAVLAEMSPCEEHNKNQDEEHLVHQDYFNPGTKTSPHFSPCSDSHKAGSSHIYPPPGMKDNFLEMSGILHEQTDVNLGQTELSDTVEILDELVREGYLSPTDWDLSTSQTAHRSSMQDQQQSSRMSPKGAFPQDDRRELRIWMRTKQRERLAVYQKHRERLRERERKPFHSSSTGRSENRNQTTTWRTREEREKFMLLEQYKQRTREACSLAVDFLGSPAAVCSSPQTDCRPLSSTSRSTPAPPHGSTSGTERTRNISFNEKRSVESLSGQPVTHLGPQYVTGRPSEDLSVRLGLYRPVTVLPGDRLSQVTRRGMLSTKPHTRHNSPRQSDRRCVGYQSKASLNSTFSAGAAVERGILRDQTTLEEKEVVNHSELHIGQDMEESNAALVGLLGEEHVGARGGVSQMDWLDNLSDSAGSSLSKIDWAAIERMVAAEEL; encoded by the exons GGAATTCCAAAAAGTTGTATCTTCAGGTTTCTTGTGATGGGATGCGAGTGCTCCTGGTAGCCATAACTGGGCAGGCTTTCCTGTGGGAATGTAAGGACCTGAGGGATTTGACAGGACTGCGAGATGGCCCAGTCAAGGGACAGTGGGTGCATATTCAGCCTCTTGATGAGACCATATTACCTTCTCCACAAGACAAAGAAGCATCCCAACACACCATCTTTGTCAAGACAGAG GTTATGGGTGATATTTGCTTATCAGCCTTTGTTTTCACATCTGGGAAACATCTTATTGTTACTGTCCTTAAAATTAAGTGGAAAGAAAGCCATGTGAGGGTGGG TCCATTTGGTTACAGCATACAGTGGGCCACCAAGACATACCCCATGTCTCGTCTCACCCCACCCTGCCAACCAGTTAAATCCAGAGGAGCCTTGGTGCCAGCCTTCTCCCCAGATGGTCAACTGTTAGCTATTGCTTTGAACCAGAGGAATCCTAAG GCTACACAGGTCCTCTTTATGAGCACACAGAATTTTGTGTCGATATCAAGTTGCCTTGGGGGATGTGGAAGTAAGAAAATGGATATCCCATCTAAATATATAAG ATCTTACTGGGTGGGGAGTGTCAGCTGGTCATCTGGAAGCCTTTTCTTGGCCTGTGTTTTGAAGAGAGGCTCTCTTCTTATGCTGGTTCGCCTCGGAGGGCTTCTCACTCTAACAAGCTCTGGTTGCAGTGTTGACTTTGGTCCTGCACACTTCCTGCCCCTGCACCCTCTAGTCACTTACCG GCCACCAGTGTCTGCAGTGAGGGGGGATGCCTCCCTGTCTAGCTCCAGCATTTCTGCACGTGATGTCCTGAGGCAGCGGTATTCTGTGACCTGGCATCCACGTCTATTGTATCTCATTGTGTCTGATGGTTACATGGCAACAGTTATGAGGGTCCTAGACAAGCCTTCTCCCTCCTTGTTACTGAAAACACTTCTAAAAGAAACTAGCAAGGATCTTGAGAAAAGCAGCTCCAAGCTAGAGAAATCCCAG GTTCATGTAAAGGCTTGGCTGGACTTTGTATCTTGCTTGAATCTTGATGGCAGTCCAGAAGACTTCAACTTCACTGTTAGATGTGACTCTACCATCACAGAGCCCATCATTTCAGAGGCCACGGATGAATCCAGATTGCCACTTTTCTTGCAGCAGAGATTGGGTGGTACCAAGGAGCTTCTTGAAAGCATGCAG GCTTTCCTTGAGGATGAGTCCGATTTAGACGGAATTCCTGCTGGTCCTCGTGTGGAGGAAGGAGGTCGTTTGGAGTTTGCCTCAATGTTTGATACTCTTCATGCCCTGGGAACGCAAAATGACACTCTGTTTGTTGCTGACCCAAATTATGATAAAGACTTTGTTGAAACGGGGAGGAACACTCCTCTTCGTCGTGAACTAGCGAAGATCCAGAGTAGACTACTAACAGCCTGGGCATTTGGCCTGTCTCTTGGAGATGCTGTGGAAAACAGGGTTCAACTGTTGGAGCATGCACTTTGTTGTGTGGTCCGATTTGCTGCTTTACTTCATTTATTGCCCACCTCCATGGGCGACACAGGAGAAAAGAGCACCTCCATTAATCCCCGCCTCTTGCACCTCATCAAAACCCTTTTGTCTTTCCTTCCCTGGGACAGCAATCCTTCAAACGGACCACATTGCTTGAGGTTGGTGGTGGAGTTCAGTAAGAGAATAGTGCGCCTTCTGCTGATCCCTTCACCTGACTCATGGCAGATTCGTCACTGTCAAGTTTCTTCTCAAAGTTTGGACGGAATCGTTTTTATGTTGCAGCTGGTCTCTGATGCCCTTGACCACACTTATAACTTGAATCACAAAACTGTCTGGTCTTCTGAGGAGGAATCTCCTTCTCAGCAACCAAACCCATGGCATTCGGATGTATACCATGTTCCTCTACTACAAGATGACAAGGAGGGGAAACACAGTTATGCACATGAGGCTCAACCTGTTCCCCAAAGACCATCTAGCAG ATTGTTGGGAGTATGGCGACTGATGTACGATATCACACAGCAGTATGTGGAACAACTCAaaaagtttaaaggttgtgaTGGCTGGGAGGAGGTGGAGCAACAGCTGTCTCTCATCATGTCCCAGATTCAGGCAGCTCTGCAGGCTACAGGACAGTGGCTCGAGGACGGCCCTGAACTCCTCAGTTACCCAG GAGAGCATCTGTTCCTCTGTGGCTCCTACACACAAAGTGCTAATGCATTGCGACTGCAAATCTGCCAAGAGAGCAACAAAA gTTTTGCTCGCAATGTCTTCCAGCAGACACGGCTTTGTCTGGCACTTCTATACAGTCTGTTATCACAGTATCATCTGAGAGAGGCGCAGGAGTTGGGCGACCACATGGCGCAGATGATTCTGCTCAGGGCTGGACACCACAGGGGCAGTTTGAGTTCTGTAACAG ATTCTCTTCCTTGCACATGGCTGCCGACTGACCTTCACAATGAGACAGCCTGTGCGGTGGTTCAAACCCTTGGGAGATTCATGACCTCCTACTTCACCAACCAGCCGCTTCACATTCTTCCCCCTCACAGCGTGGCCGTGCTGCCTCCAGTGCATTTACCTCATG CCCCCACTGTTGGGCGTTTGGTGCCACTCTGCCAGGAGGAGGTGGCAAGAGCAGTTCGACAACAACATCTGTCAGAAGTATGGACGGTGGACTATGCCCAGGACCTGCTTCTTCTGGGGGGGCTCCTTCCTGAGGCTGTGTGGATGGCCTATCACCTGGGGGACTGGAAGACCGCAGTATCTCTGAGCTTAGCCTATACCAACCATTGTGCTGAACATCCTGACATTACTTG GTTCAGAAGAAGAGAGCTTCATCTGCCAAAAGTTTTAGAGCCAGAAAGCATTTTTCAGGCTGAACTGGATGGccttcttggcaataaatctgAGTCCCTGGAATACACGGGTAAAGATGATAAGAGCATTACAG ATTCTCTGGAAGGAGAAGAATGGGACTTGTTACAGGCTTCCATACAGGAGATTCTAAAGGCTTCCGTCATGGCAGGAGTCAATGTCACGTCCTCCCCCTTGTCAAGCTTGCTGGATACAGCCAAGGACATGTGCTCTTCTCTTCCTGCTTTGGTGCCCACTGGGCTCTACCTGCCTTCCCCACCCCTCTACTGCCCTCAGCCTTCCTCCAACACACAG GATCATAAAGGGACAGTGGGGCAGCTTGCTGAAGTTGCATGTCGAAACAAAGTGTCTGGGGTTATCCAAAGATTACTGTTACTTCTGAGATCTGGCCATAGTTGCCGTCCTGCTGCCCAGTGGTACATCAGTCATCTGCGACGTGCCAGGCACATTCTACACAAG ATCAGGAAGAAGTACTCTTACCCATCAGAAGCTCACAAAGAAAAGGCTTTTCCAGAGGGACTGTTGAAGTTGATCACCCGTGGTGGATACTTCAGGCGAGGCCAGAATAATGATGGTCACCTGGACAATGACACCATTCACACCATTG TGTGTTTCAGGGAGATGTGCGCTTTATGCTGGATGCTTCATGTCAGGGATCagctctccattcactgcaggAAGTATCAGGTTGCCAGACAGCATGGAGAAGTTAAACAG ATTTCTTTTGATCCAGAAGTGAATTCAGCCTCTGTTAATGCTCTCCGTTGGGCCTGTCGTCTTCTACCTTTCTCTCACTTCCTCAGTGCTGAGGAAGTCCTTCAGGACATAATGCTCAGTCTTATCTCTGAACTACCTCCTGTGTCTTTG GTGGTAGACACACTGGTACGAGCCTTCCCGGAGGAGGAGTCTGTAAGAGTGCCTTTGCGAGAGAAGTATAACTCACTGATGGAAAGACTGAAGCAATGCAATGTCCTAG AAGAGGAGAAAGGTGAGGCGAATGAGGCAATGATGATTCTGTTTCAAGACAAATTCAGGCAGAGGAGGAAACATCTGGTGCGCTTGCAGAGACACTTGGCAACCCCTGAGCTCCATCTGTGGGAAAGagatgaggaagaagaggatagGGGGAGCAAGCATGGCATGGCCATGTTAAGACAACTAACACTGAGCACAAGCCTGAGCACCAGCAGTTTAACTGATTGTGGACTCCAGACAGTGAGCAGTGATGTAACCACAGCAGAAAATACATCTGAGGTTACTTTTTCTGAACAGCATTGTGGAGCCATGAGCAG AGGCAAAAGAGCAAAGAAAGACAGAGAACACACTAAGAAGAATGCTGTCAAGACTAAAGATGCCATTCAAGAGGAAGGTCACAGAGGAGAAGccaaggagaaagagaaacctTCTCTACCAGTGGTTGGCACCTGGGAGTTTGAGCAGGAAGATGAAGAGTATCTGAATTTCCTGGATCTCTTCCTAAGCTATGTCCTAGAGAAAGACAGCACTGCTGGCGTGGACTCCGGCAGTGAACTACCTTTGCTGAAGGGATTTTGTGCTGAGTTAAGGGAGAGAGAGTTGCATTCTCTAACCTTTGATGTGCTCACCACTATTCATCGTCGTCAAAGAGATGAGCATCATCCAGACAGAAAGCACTTGGGCAGAGTCCTGCCTGTGTTCAGAGCTGGCTCCTGCTATACATCTGCAAAAGAAGTTACTACAACACCTGAGCAGCACATTTTTTCCATCCAAAGTGATGCTCCATTATCCAGGGCTAGCCTTCCTATCAGCTCTCATCCTGAACAGGAAGAGATGAAGCAAGGTTTGTTTGGCTGCCGTCAGCAAAGAAATGTGCCTCCAGGGAAAATAAAGAGAGCCGGtcttagttttgaaaccagcctTAGTCAGAGTGCCTTGCCAATAGCGcatcctccaaagagcttcatATCAGACTCCTCATTGTCTGTGGAAGCTGTAACTGAATTGCAGCAGGGCCTGGATCTTAAATTAGAAACGCAGTTTCCCAAGCTGGGAAGGCTGCTTGTGTGGATGGTACGCTGGGCTGACAGAAGGGTGTGGTCAGGACAccgtgttaaaatgaagaaggataaagaggaaacagctgatgaagGAGTTGTGATTCGTGTCAAAGCGTCAGCACCTGCTATCCTCACATCCCTAAATTTGCTGAAACGCAGGTTCGCAGTTCTGACGGGGACTGACCGCTACAGTTCCCACATCCATGTTCCAGAAGTGAAATTAACTGTTGCGCCTGTGCTGCAACCTGAGATGGAAAGGAAGCTGgacagggagagcagtgttgatACGGGCTACCCTGGATCTGCACACACTCCTATCACTGGCCTTGATCATAATTTGCAACCAGAGGACCTATCCAT TGGTTCTTGTCCAGATGAGCCAGAAGAGTTGATGTTTCAGAGAACATCTCTCCCTTGTGACCAGTCTCAAATAACCTTAGATACTCAACCAAGACATTCCAGTCCACAGACACAATGTCTCGATGACTTAGATGTTACTCCGGAAAAAGAAA GCAGAGTTTGTGACAGTGAGGGTTTGGATGTGTCACTTTCTGGCTCCAGTAAAGACATCTCTGCAAGCATCTTCACGCCTGAAACG AGTTTAAAACTTGCAGACCAAGACAATGCAGAACGAGTTGAAGAGGTGTCCAGTTCATCCTCCTT GCACAGTTTTCCTGCTGGACATCCAGATTGTTCTGCCCCTTTCACAGTCCAACCAAAGGCAACTGTTCATGCAAAACCTTCAAATACAAGTGCTTTGCTGCTTCCCAACAGTGATGTTGATCCTTCAAGTCTCCAGCCAAAAAAGAGCTCCCCAGGAACAGGTGCATCCACAGCAACATGGGCATCCACAGCAGCAGGGGCATCCCCACCAATAGGTGCACCCACAGCAACAGGGACACCCACTGCAGAAACTACAACCCTAAATCAGCCATTGACAACCTCCCCAATGAGACAGCGTCTGGGTGAAGACTTATTCCGACTGGTTCAG CATATCAACTACATGAGTCTAAGTGAGGTTCTGGGAGCTTCGTTTTCCAACGTTCAATTACCCCAGCAGAATTCTTCTGTGGCCCAGGCTGACATTACTTCATCACACCCTAATGTGCCATCATCGTTATCTGCTCAATTCATTCCTGAGTTTAATGCATCATCCATTCAAACGATCCCTGCACTACCTCAGACATTGATTTGTGTGCCAAATTCAAGATCCATTGAACCTCAGTTTGATCAGACAACTGCATGTAAGTTTGCAGACCAGTCTGCCTTGAGGAGCTCAGACAAAACCTCTGCAGCAGCTGACCAGCATTTTTCAAACCCAACACTCCCCTCCAAATCCAGTGGTGCAGGTGTAAATGTTCAG GAAATGCAGCCTCTGATCATCCAGGCAGAGTCACTGGATATTCAGCAAGAGGAGACCAGGAGTTTAATACCCTCTTCACAGGGACTCCTGGCCACTACTGAATCCAGTCATATTGCTCAAAAGACTCCTGTGTTGCTGCCATTTAAAGGTGGTTCACAGAATGGCTCTGCTCCTGAAGTGTCAGGTGTGAAGTTACTCAAAATTCCCCACCCTCTTTCTTCCCAGGATAGTACCCCACACTATCCACCCCTACAACAGACTCTACACGCTCCAAACCCAGAAACTGTTGGATCTTACCAGCACAGGCTTAAACATGACAACCAAGCCatgaatgataagaaaagaagagaagagagaaacaGGTTTTCAGTTCCAACAAAACCTCTCAGTCTTAATTTGTCACGTGATCCAACTCCCAGGAACTCACAGCTGCAGATCTTGGAAGTAGGGAAGTCCATTTTACAAGGGTTCACACAAACACGTTCACCAACGCAAGGTCTTCGCCTGCTGCAGTTGCAACCTGTTGCACCCAACACCGTCACATTCCCCAAATTATCTCTCCCATTGTGCTCCCGGCCTTCAACTGTCATTGCAGCTCCAGTAATGGACACGCGTACGGTCAAGCTTCTGCATATTGATTCTGGACCCAAAATG ATGTTGCCTCAGGCAGTTCCCTCAACCCATATGAGCCGTCTTATCTCCATGGGAGAGTTACAGAGTTCAGAGGTTGGCCAGGAGGAGGCTGAAGCCACTTTGATGCATTTGCTTAAAGTAGATCAATCTACTGAAAGACTGACCACTTCTTCTAGCTGTACCCCAAGCAAGAG gaagaagaggagagaggagaaagcaaagggaagaaaaacagaGATCACGTTTAGACCAAATGAGTCTATCATTCCAGCTCAAGAG GCTACAGATGTACCTGTAAGTGACGAGCCTGTAGTTGCTGAAGACACCACTCCTGGACAGATCCCCACAG GATCCTCTGACTCTTTGCTGACTGGTCAAAGATTATTGGATAAGGTCTTCTTCACTTCAGCTGAACTTCATGCCTTTGCATCCACAAGTAAACAACCCCCAGAGTTCCAAGATGCTTTCACTAACACAGACCCAT cTTGTCCTCTGTTACTGGTGGATAAAGCTGTGTCTGTCCAGGCCTCTGTTATGACTGGCAGCCTAAAAT CCCAAAGTAATGATGACCCTGTTCGAGACACAGAAGAGACTCCACAGGAACCAGAGAGTTTG GATCACTGTGGCCGCCAGTTTATAAGTGTCTTAGATCTAGAGGATGTGCTTCAGCATGAAGCTCTGCCACCACCTCCGAGTCCAGAACAACAACATGCTCCTACCCTTCATCCCTCCTCACCCTCTTCTGCTGAGCTTCATGTTTTTGCAAGTTCTGTTATCCAGAGTTCTGCTGCTACTAAGCCCCAGCCCTCAGTCACAGTTCCTGAGAATCTTCAGAAACCCACCACTCGTCAAG ATATCCCTGAGGAGTCTCCCTCATTCAGCCATTACCGACACAGTTTCAGAGTTTCAGAAAGCTTCACACTGGAAGAAGACGTGATCGTTGATCCATCTGATTCTGCGATCTGTCGAGCCATATCGACCCAGAGTTCTGTAACTCCCAgagcctcctcctctcctcctactGTGTGGTTGTCCTCTCGGCTGTCCGAGCTGGATGCCCAGCTGGCTGCTTTACAGAACATTGCAGATCATTTGGAGATGGACTTCTCAAACTCCAGAATG CTGGTAAACAGAGTTGAAAAACTCTCTTCAGACATAGCTCCTGATGTGAAGACTTCTCCAGCAACAAAGAAAACTGTCAGACTCTCTGTTCCACTGGAAG CATGGACACCAAGACCTGAACCTGCTGTTTTAGCTGAAATGAGTCCCTGTGAAGAGCACAACAAAAATCAAGATGAGGAACATTTGGTCCATCAAGACTACTTCAATCCTGGAACAAAGACATCTCCTCATTTTTCTCCTTGTTCTGACAGCCACAAAGCAGGTTCTTCTCATATTTACCCCCCACCAG GTATGAAAGATAACTTCCTTGAGATGTCTGGGATATTACATGA ACAGACTGATGTGAATCTAGGTCAGACTGAGCTATCTGATACAGTAGAAATCCTAGACGAGTTGGTGAGGGAAGGATATTTATCACCAACTGACTGGGATTTGTCCACTTCACAGACTGCACACCGTAGCAG CATGCAAGACCAGCAGCAGAGTAGCAGGATGTCACCGAAAGGAGCCTTTCCTCAGGACGACAGGAGAGAGCTGAGGATATGGATGAGAACGAAACAACGGGAAAGACTGGCTGTTTATCAAAAACACAGAGAGAGACTGAGAGAGAGGGAGCGAAAACCATTTCACTCCTCTTCAACAGGG CGATCAGAAAACAGAAATCAAACAACCACTTGGAGAACcagagaagaaagagaaaa GTTCATGCTTCTGGAGCAATACAAGCAAAGGACACGTGAGGCTTGCTCTTTGGCTGTAGACTTTTTGGGCTCACCTGCAGCCGTGTGCAGTTCCCCACAGACCGACTGTCGTCCGCTGAGCTCCACCTCGCGGTCAACCCCAGCTCCACCTCATGGAAGCACTTCTGGCACGGAAAG GACCCGCAATATTTCTTTCAATGAAAAAAGAAGTGTTGAGTCACTGTCAGGACAACCTGTGACCCACCTTGGTCCACAGTATGTGACAGGGAGGCCTTCAGAAGATCTCAGTGTGAGACTGGGACTTTATCGACCAG tgacTGTTTTGCCAGGGGACCGTTTGTCTCAGGTGACGAGACGTGGCATGCTTAGCACCAAGCCACACACTAGACATAACTCTCCCAGGCAGAGTGATAGACGCTGTGTTGGATATCAGAGTAAAGCCAGTTTGAACAGCACTTTTTCAGCAGGAGCCGCTGTGGAAAGAGGGATTCTAAGGGATCAGACAACACTGGAAGAGAAAGAAGTAGTGAACCATTCAGAATTGCACATAGGACAGGACATGGAGGAGTCTAATGCT GCCTTGGTGGGACTTTTGGGTGAGGAACACGTTGGTGCCAGAGGTGGTGTTTCACAGATGGACTGGCTGGACAATCTTTCTGACAGTgccggcagcagcctcagcaaaaTAGACTGGGCTGCTATTGAGAGGATGGTGGCTGCAGAAGAACTTTGA